A single region of the Streptomyces sp. NBC_01262 genome encodes:
- a CDS encoding glycoside hydrolase family 53 protein, translated as MFRLRPTFTRARALARALALPVVAAIGLALIQAPPAAAASTLTNGGFESNGAGTATPTGWSTYSAAGQNSASYTEAGGHSGSYRLTHYASTAYKVETYQYLSGLTNGNYTLTAWVRSGGGQNSAYIALKSCGSTDQRTDLPVSSSSWVRIVTSIAVTNNQCTISINSDANAGNWINVDDLTFASGSTGLSIKGADISSLAKSEAKGGVYKYASGTTGDALAILKSAGMNYARLKVWVNPADGYNNKARVLAMATRIKAQGMKLLVDFHYSDTWADPGAQAKPAAWSGHTYSQLKTDVYNHTYDVLNALKAQGTTADMVQIGNEINAGMLFSEGSTSNWSQLAGLLNSGYSAAKAVSSSTLVALHLANAGDDSAVRTWFDNASSNGVNYDVIGLSYYGYWHGSLASAQTTLDDVASRYGKPVFIAETAYPFRLDSDDSFTNIIDTSAELVTGYPATQAGQAAWFRDVMNIVEAVPGGRGLGVFYWEATWTAVTGNGWDPTDATSGNGWENQALFDYSDQATSAMTWFSHR; from the coding sequence ATGTTCCGTCTCAGACCCACCTTCACCCGGGCCCGTGCCCTGGCCCGTGCCCTGGCGCTGCCTGTGGTCGCGGCCATCGGGCTGGCCCTCATACAGGCACCGCCGGCGGCGGCCGCCAGCACGCTCACCAACGGCGGCTTCGAGTCCAACGGCGCCGGCACCGCCACCCCCACCGGCTGGTCCACCTACTCCGCGGCCGGCCAGAACAGCGCCTCGTACACCGAGGCCGGTGGCCACTCCGGCTCGTACCGGCTCACCCACTACGCGTCCACGGCCTACAAGGTCGAGACGTACCAGTACCTGTCGGGCCTGACCAACGGCAACTACACGCTCACCGCATGGGTCCGCTCCGGCGGCGGCCAGAACTCCGCGTACATCGCGCTGAAGAGCTGCGGCAGCACCGACCAGCGCACGGACCTCCCGGTCAGCTCCAGCTCCTGGGTGCGGATCGTCACCTCGATCGCCGTGACCAACAACCAGTGCACGATCAGCATCAACTCCGATGCCAACGCGGGCAACTGGATCAACGTCGACGACCTCACCTTCGCCTCCGGCTCCACCGGGCTGTCGATCAAGGGCGCCGACATCTCCTCCCTCGCCAAGAGTGAGGCCAAGGGCGGCGTGTACAAGTACGCCTCCGGCACGACCGGCGACGCGCTGGCGATCCTGAAGTCCGCGGGCATGAACTACGCCCGCCTCAAGGTCTGGGTCAACCCGGCCGACGGCTACAACAACAAGGCCCGCGTCCTGGCGATGGCCACCCGTATCAAGGCCCAGGGCATGAAGCTGCTCGTGGACTTCCACTACAGCGACACCTGGGCCGACCCCGGCGCCCAGGCCAAGCCCGCCGCGTGGTCCGGCCACACCTACAGCCAGCTCAAGACCGACGTCTACAACCACACATACGACGTCCTCAACGCCCTCAAGGCCCAGGGCACGACCGCCGACATGGTCCAGATCGGCAACGAGATCAACGCCGGCATGCTCTTCTCCGAAGGCTCGACCTCCAACTGGTCCCAGCTCGCCGGGCTCCTCAACTCCGGCTACAGCGCCGCCAAGGCGGTCTCCTCCAGCACCCTGGTCGCCCTGCACCTGGCCAACGCCGGCGACGACTCCGCGGTGCGTACGTGGTTCGACAACGCTTCCTCCAACGGCGTCAACTACGACGTGATCGGCCTGTCGTACTACGGCTACTGGCACGGCTCGCTCGCCTCCGCCCAGACGACCCTGGACGACGTCGCCTCGCGGTACGGCAAGCCCGTCTTCATCGCCGAGACGGCCTACCCCTTCCGTCTCGACAGCGACGACTCCTTCACCAACATCATCGACACGAGCGCCGAACTGGTCACCGGCTACCCGGCCACCCAGGCCGGCCAGGCCGCCTGGTTCCGTGACGTGATGAACATCGTCGAGGCCGTCCCGGGCGGCCGTGGCCTCGGCGTCTTCTACTGGGAAGCCACGTGGACGGCCGTCACCGGCAACGGCTGGGACCCCACCGACGCCACGTCCGGCAACGGCTGGGAGAACCAGGCCCTGTTCGACTACAGCGACCAGGCCACCTCCGCCATGACCTGGTTCAGCCACCGCTAG
- a CDS encoding glycosyl hydrolase 53 family protein yields the protein MLPSRRTLLAAGAAIPVALVAGSAGTAHAASTSELVNGDFEADGTGTATPAGWTTRNPPGQGNASYTEAGGHSGSYRLTHWAETAYRTETSQEVTGLANGHYTLTAWVRSSGGQNAAYLALNTRAHAEARTDLPPTSNGGWVRLVTSVRVTHHRLTVSVVSDANAGNWINVDDVTLTPGSTAGLAIKGGDISSLAKSEALGGVYRYSDGRRGDAVKILASAGMNYARLKVWVDPADGYNDKAHVLSMAKRIKAAGMKLLVDFHYSDAWADPGKQNKPAAWADDTFAQLKADVYNHTYDVLSALKRQGTKADMVQIGNEINGGLLWPDGRWDNWPGLAALLTSGAEAAKAVSRSTQVALHLANAGDDGGARWFFDNVVSYGVPFDVIGLSYYGYWHGFLNDLQTTLDDMVARYDKPVFVAETAYAFTLGTDDDLENIIDTASELVSGYPATPAGQAANLRDIMNVVEAVPGGRGLGIFYWEPAWTAVTGNGWDPADASSGNAWENQALFDYDNKALPAMRWFGHR from the coding sequence ATGCTCCCTTCCAGACGCACCCTCCTGGCCGCAGGCGCGGCCATTCCAGTAGCCCTGGTGGCCGGCTCCGCCGGCACGGCACACGCCGCCAGCACCAGCGAATTGGTCAACGGCGACTTCGAAGCCGACGGCACCGGCACCGCCACCCCCGCCGGCTGGACCACGCGCAACCCGCCGGGCCAGGGCAACGCCTCGTACACCGAGGCCGGCGGCCACTCCGGCTCGTACCGGCTGACGCACTGGGCGGAGACCGCGTACCGGACGGAGACCTCCCAGGAGGTCACCGGCCTGGCCAACGGCCACTACACGCTGACCGCCTGGGTCCGCTCCTCCGGCGGTCAGAACGCGGCCTACCTCGCCCTGAACACCCGGGCCCACGCCGAAGCGCGCACCGACCTGCCGCCCACCTCCAACGGCGGCTGGGTGCGGCTCGTCACCTCCGTACGGGTCACCCACCACCGGCTCACGGTCAGCGTCGTCTCGGACGCCAACGCCGGAAACTGGATCAACGTCGACGACGTGACGCTGACCCCCGGCTCAACTGCAGGACTCGCCATCAAGGGCGGCGACATCTCCTCCCTCGCCAAGAGCGAGGCCCTGGGCGGCGTCTACCGCTACAGCGACGGCCGACGCGGCGACGCCGTGAAGATCCTCGCCTCGGCCGGGATGAACTACGCCCGCCTCAAGGTCTGGGTCGACCCCGCCGACGGCTACAACGACAAGGCCCACGTCCTGTCCATGGCCAAGCGCATCAAGGCCGCCGGCATGAAGCTGCTCGTCGACTTCCACTACTCCGACGCGTGGGCCGACCCGGGCAAGCAGAACAAGCCCGCGGCCTGGGCCGACGACACCTTCGCCCAGCTCAAGGCAGACGTCTACAACCACACGTACGACGTGCTGAGCGCGCTGAAGCGCCAGGGCACCAAGGCCGACATGGTCCAGATCGGCAACGAGATCAACGGCGGCCTGCTGTGGCCCGACGGCCGCTGGGACAACTGGCCGGGCCTGGCCGCCCTCCTCACCTCCGGCGCCGAGGCCGCCAAGGCGGTGAGCCGCTCGACGCAGGTCGCCCTCCACCTCGCCAACGCCGGGGACGACGGCGGCGCCCGCTGGTTCTTCGACAACGTCGTCTCGTACGGCGTGCCCTTCGACGTCATCGGCCTGTCGTACTACGGCTACTGGCACGGCTTCCTCAACGACCTCCAGACCACCCTGGACGACATGGTGGCCCGCTACGACAAGCCCGTCTTCGTCGCCGAGACCGCCTACGCCTTCACCCTCGGCACCGACGACGACCTGGAGAACATCATCGACACGGCCAGCGAGCTGGTCTCCGGCTACCCGGCGACCCCCGCCGGCCAGGCGGCCAACCTCCGCGACATCATGAACGTCGTCGAGGCCGTCCCGGGCGGCCGTGGCCTGGGCATCTTCTACTGGGAGCCCGCCTGGACCGCCGTGACGGGCAACGGCTGGGACCCGGCCGACGCCTCGTCCGGCAACGCGTGGGAGAACCAGGCGCTGTTCGACTACGACAACAAGGCGCTGCCGGCGATGCGTTGGTTCGGCCACCGCTAG
- a CDS encoding IclR family transcriptional regulator, producing the protein MAADEVGGAQVKSAVRTVELLEFFAGRPGMHSLATVQEAVGYPKSSLYMLLRTLVELGWIETDATGTRYGIGVRALLVGTAYIDGDEAVAAARPTLDRLAEDTGETIHLARLDGTNVVYLATRQSQHYLRPFTRVGRRLPAHSTSLGKALLATYTDEQVRKLLPETLDQLTEHTHTDREKLILELRQIREQGLAVDREENTLGLRCFGVAIPYRTPARDAISCSVPVARLTPAHEQLIKDALFDARDRLTMATRHL; encoded by the coding sequence ATGGCTGCTGACGAGGTCGGCGGAGCTCAGGTCAAGTCGGCGGTCCGGACCGTCGAGCTGCTGGAGTTCTTCGCCGGACGTCCGGGCATGCACAGCCTCGCCACCGTCCAGGAAGCGGTCGGATATCCCAAGTCCAGCCTCTACATGCTGCTTCGCACGCTCGTCGAGCTCGGCTGGATCGAGACCGACGCCACGGGCACACGCTACGGCATCGGGGTGCGGGCCCTGCTCGTCGGCACCGCGTACATCGACGGCGACGAGGCCGTCGCCGCCGCCCGCCCCACCCTGGACCGGCTCGCCGAGGACACCGGCGAGACCATCCACCTCGCCCGGCTCGACGGCACGAATGTCGTCTACCTCGCCACCCGCCAGTCCCAGCACTACCTGCGGCCCTTCACCCGGGTCGGCCGGCGGCTGCCCGCCCACTCCACCTCCCTGGGCAAGGCCCTGCTGGCGACGTACACCGACGAGCAGGTCCGCAAGCTGCTCCCCGAGACCCTGGACCAGCTCACCGAGCACACCCACACCGACCGCGAGAAGCTGATCCTCGAACTCCGGCAGATCCGCGAGCAGGGCCTCGCGGTCGACCGCGAGGAGAACACCCTCGGGCTGCGCTGCTTCGGCGTCGCCATCCCGTACCGCACCCCCGCCCGGGACGCGATCAGCTGCTCGGTGCCGGTGGCCAGGCTGACCCCGGCACACGAGCAGCTGATCAAGGACGCGCTGTTCGACGCGCGGGACCGGCTGACGATGGCCACGCGTCACCTCTGA
- a CDS encoding aldehyde dehydrogenase (NADP(+)): protein MAVPVWSVDPRTGKQREQVAVEASAQEIDEVVRAAAAAVPALADRAVRARLLRTAADFLEEARPRILEAADAETALGPVRLGGELGRTTYQLRAFADSVDEGAFLDVIIDHADASLAPPRPDLRRYKIPLGVVAVYSASNFPLAFSVPGGDTASALAAGCPVVVKAHPDHPATSELCADAIRRAAVSLGLPAEVLSVVHGFEAGIELIKHPLVSAAGFTGSVRGGRALFDAAAARPVPIPFHGELGSLNPVVITEAAAEERAEQIGAGLAGSMTLGVGQFCVKPGLVFAPEGEAGDRLLKSLAGTVSDAPAGTLLDARMRDNFIAGVRERSELPGVEAPVEPGDGGEHLVRPGFVTVPAARLAVEGGEHDALLEECFGPVTVVARYADQAEVAAVLGRLPGNLTATAHVGEAEAAGTDPAGAELLARLTPLAGRVLVNGWPTGVAVAPAQHHGGPYPATTSTSTSVGGTAVERWLRPVAYQDTPEALLPPELRDGNPLGLPRRVDGVREV from the coding sequence GTGGCTGTACCAGTGTGGAGTGTGGATCCCCGTACCGGGAAGCAGCGGGAGCAGGTAGCGGTCGAAGCGAGCGCCCAGGAGATCGACGAGGTCGTACGGGCGGCTGCCGCCGCCGTGCCGGCGCTCGCCGACCGGGCCGTACGCGCCCGGCTGCTGCGCACCGCCGCCGACTTCCTGGAGGAGGCCAGGCCGCGCATCCTGGAGGCCGCCGACGCGGAGACCGCGCTCGGCCCCGTACGCCTCGGCGGCGAGCTCGGCCGTACGACCTACCAGCTGCGGGCCTTCGCCGACAGCGTCGACGAGGGCGCCTTCCTCGACGTGATCATCGACCACGCGGACGCCTCGCTCGCGCCCCCGCGCCCCGACCTGCGGCGCTACAAGATCCCGCTGGGCGTGGTGGCCGTCTACTCGGCCAGCAACTTCCCGCTCGCCTTCTCCGTCCCCGGCGGCGACACCGCCAGCGCGCTGGCGGCCGGCTGCCCGGTCGTCGTCAAGGCCCACCCCGACCACCCGGCGACCAGCGAGCTGTGCGCGGACGCGATCCGCCGGGCCGCCGTCTCCCTCGGCCTGCCGGCCGAGGTGCTGTCGGTGGTGCACGGCTTCGAGGCCGGCATCGAGCTGATCAAGCACCCGCTGGTGTCGGCGGCCGGTTTCACCGGCTCCGTCCGCGGCGGCCGTGCCCTCTTCGACGCGGCGGCCGCCCGGCCCGTCCCGATCCCCTTCCACGGCGAGCTGGGTTCGCTGAACCCGGTGGTCATCACCGAGGCCGCCGCCGAGGAGCGCGCCGAGCAGATCGGCGCGGGCCTGGCCGGATCCATGACGCTGGGCGTCGGCCAGTTCTGCGTCAAGCCGGGCCTGGTCTTCGCCCCCGAGGGCGAGGCGGGCGACCGCCTCCTGAAGTCCCTCGCCGGCACCGTGTCCGACGCGCCCGCGGGCACCCTCCTGGACGCCCGCATGCGGGACAACTTCATCGCGGGCGTACGCGAGCGGTCCGAACTGCCCGGCGTCGAGGCCCCGGTCGAGCCCGGCGACGGCGGCGAGCACCTGGTGCGCCCCGGCTTCGTCACCGTCCCCGCCGCCCGCCTCGCGGTCGAGGGCGGCGAGCACGACGCCCTGCTGGAGGAGTGCTTCGGCCCGGTCACCGTCGTCGCCCGCTACGCCGACCAGGCCGAGGTCGCCGCCGTCCTGGGCCGCCTCCCCGGCAACCTCACCGCCACCGCCCACGTAGGCGAGGCCGAGGCCGCCGGCACCGACCCGGCCGGCGCCGAACTGCTGGCCCGCCTCACCCCGCTGGCCGGCCGCGTCCTGGTCAACGGCTGGCCCACCGGCGTCGCCGTAGCCCCCGCCCAGCACCACGGCGGCCCCTACCCCGCCACGACCTCCACCTCGACCTCGGTCGGCGGCACCGCCGTCGAGCGCTGGCTCCGCCCCGTCGCCTACCAGGACACCCCCGAGGCCCTGCTCCCGCCCGAGCTGCGCGACGGCAACCCGCTGGGCCTGCCCCGCCGGGTGGACGGCGTCCGGGAGGTCTGA
- a CDS encoding SigE family RNA polymerase sigma factor has translation MGTAVDDVAAAEFHEFFERHHGELSRLAYLLTGDSDAADDLAADALVAMWHQWDRVRAADHPAAYARGVVTNLARSRIRSLVRERRRVALFWGQRSERVDDPDVPAVLDVREALRRLPFRKRACVVLRHAFDMSEKETAVTLGISVGTVKSQTSRGIAELEKLLGAAGPLRVLGGDPPRGGETAAAAAGHAGRRN, from the coding sequence GTGGGCACAGCAGTCGACGATGTCGCCGCTGCCGAGTTCCATGAGTTCTTCGAGCGGCATCACGGCGAACTGTCCCGTCTGGCCTACCTCCTGACGGGCGATTCGGATGCCGCGGACGACCTCGCGGCGGACGCGCTCGTCGCGATGTGGCACCAGTGGGACCGGGTCCGCGCGGCGGACCATCCGGCGGCGTACGCACGCGGGGTGGTGACGAATCTGGCCCGCTCGCGCATACGCAGCCTGGTGCGGGAGCGCCGCAGGGTCGCGCTGTTCTGGGGGCAGCGCAGCGAGCGCGTGGACGATCCGGACGTGCCGGCGGTGCTGGATGTGCGGGAGGCGCTGCGAAGACTTCCGTTCCGCAAGCGTGCGTGCGTCGTGCTGCGGCATGCTTTCGACATGTCCGAGAAGGAGACAGCGGTCACGCTGGGCATCTCGGTCGGCACGGTGAAGAGCCAGACCTCGCGCGGCATCGCGGAGCTGGAGAAGCTGCTCGGCGCGGCCGGTCCTCTACGGGTACTGGGCGGCGATCCACCTCGCGGCGGCGAGACGGCGGCGGCAGCCGCCGGACACGCGGGACGGAGGAACTGA
- a CDS encoding amidohydrolase family protein, producing the protein MGERETLHIRGRILVGPEEIRDELWVIDGRVSYDRPTGTRDAVTVEGWALPGLVDAHCHVGLGRHGAVDAETSEKQALTDRDAGTLLLRDAGSPADTRWVDEREDLPRIIRAGRHIARTRRYIRDFAWEIEPEDLVAYVRQEARRGDGWVKLVGDWIDRETGDLGACWPRGAVEAAIAAAHAEGARVTAHCFAEDSLRDLVEAGIDCVEHATGLTEDTIPLFVEHGVAIVPTLVNIATFPQLAAPADAKFPRWADHMRRLHARRYDTVRAAHDAGIPVFTGTDAGGSLAHGLIADEVAELTRAGLPALDALSAATWSARAWLGRPGLTEGAPADLVVYPSDPRADVRVLAAPRRIVLRGRVVG; encoded by the coding sequence ATGGGCGAACGCGAGACGCTGCACATCAGGGGCCGGATTCTGGTGGGGCCGGAGGAGATCCGGGACGAGCTGTGGGTGATCGACGGCAGGGTCAGCTACGACCGGCCGACGGGCACGCGTGACGCGGTCACCGTCGAGGGCTGGGCGCTGCCCGGCCTGGTGGACGCGCACTGCCATGTCGGCCTGGGCCGACACGGCGCTGTGGACGCCGAGACATCGGAGAAGCAGGCGCTGACCGACCGTGACGCGGGGACGCTGCTGCTGCGCGACGCCGGGTCACCGGCCGACACGCGGTGGGTCGACGAGCGCGAGGACCTGCCCCGCATCATCCGGGCGGGCCGGCACATCGCCCGTACGCGCCGCTACATCCGTGACTTCGCCTGGGAGATCGAGCCCGAGGACCTGGTCGCGTACGTACGGCAGGAGGCGCGGCGCGGGGACGGCTGGGTGAAGCTGGTCGGCGACTGGATCGACCGGGAGACAGGGGACCTGGGCGCCTGCTGGCCGCGCGGGGCCGTGGAGGCGGCGATCGCGGCGGCCCACGCCGAGGGCGCGCGGGTCACCGCGCACTGCTTCGCGGAGGACTCGCTGCGCGACCTGGTCGAGGCGGGCATCGACTGCGTGGAGCACGCCACGGGCCTGACGGAGGACACCATCCCGCTCTTCGTGGAACATGGCGTCGCCATCGTCCCCACCCTCGTCAACATCGCCACCTTCCCGCAGCTCGCCGCCCCCGCCGACGCCAAGTTCCCCCGCTGGGCCGACCACATGCGCCGCCTGCACGCCCGCCGCTACGACACCGTGCGCGCCGCCCACGACGCCGGCATCCCCGTCTTCACCGGCACCGACGCGGGCGGCTCGCTCGCCCACGGCCTCATCGCCGACGAGGTCGCCGAGCTCACCCGCGCCGGCCTCCCCGCCCTCGACGCCCTGTCCGCCGCCACCTGGTCCGCCCGCGCCTGGCTCGGCCGCCCCGGCCTCACCGAGGGCGCCCCGGCCGACCTCGTCGTCTACCCCTCCGACCCCCGCGCGGACGTACGCGTGCTGGCGGCCCCGCGCCGCATCGTGCTCCGGGGCCGGGTGGTGGGTTGA
- a CDS encoding Hint domain-containing protein, whose protein sequence is MTRHGPQKYPGASLRYWYQDNYGGDAMEVNVVVLHTTESRTVPSYGGGGSAPNLTAVPDFGARKLKWYQHFDIDISSRALVNRPGGVETNTLNVCQVELVGTCDPDRHEEWASEPHVYWPQAPEWALREVARFLAWISEEHDVPLSGPKLWLPYPKSYGSANGQRMSGRKWNDFKGICGHQHVPENCVHPDTPVLRASLTWARAGDLEVGDEVVSFDEETIKVGNANGGRRYRRGVVTRNDPGMKESYRVTTADGAVVATADHPWLVRQPYVNWGPRIGWVASKDLVPLKHRIISIGEPWELEDTRIAGWMAGVLDADGHAFAGGRNGSWVGFGQVDGAVLDLFLSECDRRGWMTKVIRRDWTQRMTRPLSANPKDFTDVRINGGMWASCRVLGTLRPERLLPVAARMWEGAVVGKTTGDVAVLGAERLGAQPIASISTSTGTYIANGMLCHNSHGDPGALDFANLIECAREYAS, encoded by the coding sequence ATGACCCGACACGGACCGCAGAAGTACCCCGGAGCCTCCCTGCGCTACTGGTACCAGGACAACTACGGCGGGGACGCGATGGAGGTCAACGTCGTCGTCCTGCACACCACCGAGAGCCGAACGGTCCCTTCCTATGGAGGTGGGGGCAGCGCGCCGAACCTCACCGCGGTGCCGGACTTCGGCGCGCGGAAACTCAAGTGGTACCAGCACTTCGACATCGACATCTCCTCGCGCGCCCTGGTCAACCGTCCGGGCGGCGTCGAAACCAACACCCTCAACGTCTGCCAGGTGGAACTGGTCGGCACCTGCGACCCCGACCGGCACGAGGAGTGGGCGAGTGAACCGCACGTCTACTGGCCTCAGGCTCCGGAGTGGGCATTGCGCGAGGTCGCGCGGTTCCTGGCTTGGATCAGTGAGGAACACGACGTACCACTGAGCGGGCCCAAGCTCTGGCTTCCGTACCCCAAGTCGTACGGGAGCGCGAACGGGCAACGGATGTCAGGGCGGAAGTGGAACGATTTCAAGGGGATTTGCGGGCATCAGCATGTTCCCGAGAACTGCGTTCATCCGGATACGCCTGTTCTTCGAGCAAGTCTCACCTGGGCGCGGGCAGGAGATCTCGAAGTCGGGGATGAGGTCGTTTCCTTCGACGAGGAGACGATCAAGGTAGGCAACGCGAACGGTGGGCGCAGGTACCGCCGCGGGGTGGTGACACGCAATGACCCGGGGATGAAAGAGTCTTACCGTGTCACGACAGCGGATGGCGCTGTGGTGGCGACGGCTGACCATCCTTGGTTGGTGCGTCAGCCGTATGTGAACTGGGGCCCGAGGATCGGCTGGGTGGCGAGCAAGGATCTGGTCCCACTCAAGCACCGGATCATCAGTATCGGTGAGCCGTGGGAACTCGAGGACACACGCATCGCCGGGTGGATGGCTGGGGTGCTGGACGCTGATGGCCATGCCTTTGCCGGTGGCCGGAACGGCTCATGGGTCGGCTTCGGGCAGGTGGACGGCGCGGTTCTTGATCTCTTCCTCTCGGAGTGTGATCGCCGAGGATGGATGACGAAGGTGATCCGCAGGGACTGGACGCAGCGTATGACCAGACCCCTCTCTGCGAATCCCAAGGATTTCACCGACGTACGGATCAATGGCGGGATGTGGGCCTCGTGTCGCGTGCTGGGGACCCTGCGGCCAGAACGACTTCTTCCTGTGGCAGCACGCATGTGGGAGGGGGCGGTGGTTGGAAAGACGACGGGGGACGTGGCCGTACTGGGTGCGGAACGGCTCGGTGCTCAGCCGATCGCCTCGATCTCGACCTCTACGGGAACGTACATCGCAAATGGAATGCTCTGCCACAATTCCCACGGGGATCCCGGAGCCCTCGATTTCGCGAACCTGATCGAATGCGCGAGGGAGTACGCGAGTTGA
- a CDS encoding SCO1860 family LAETG-anchored protein yields MYSTAFSMPAAAALAAGTLVLSSAVSAHAMESTSSRSGTSSGSSGKATAAVLRAGLDVSLLSKSADVPLNVSLSDVHAPADVGRTTLTARIDAVDHGRPFNVLRATVATARATADDRKAEGYVNVVGARVNVPGLPLLGLIKAETITSRATCEVGRHPVAESNLLGRVSVLGKRVMISAGGPTKVTVPGIGEVRLDLSKREITSRTAAATALVLTVAVDPLNLNVAQVTGQVTLAAATCETPGGAGTESSSGTGGSSESSPGNESASGTETAPSAGTEARAQNVATTDATEQNLADTGGSAATQYLAAGAAGLLAAGSLVAYAARRRRPAPVDVKE; encoded by the coding sequence TTGTACAGCACTGCCTTCAGCATGCCCGCCGCCGCCGCGCTCGCGGCGGGCACGCTTGTCCTGTCGTCCGCGGTGAGCGCGCATGCGATGGAGAGCACGAGCAGCAGGAGCGGCACGAGCAGCGGGAGCAGCGGGAAAGCCACGGCCGCCGTCCTGCGGGCCGGGCTCGATGTGTCGCTGCTCAGTAAGTCGGCCGATGTGCCGCTGAATGTGTCCCTCAGCGATGTGCACGCGCCCGCCGACGTCGGCCGGACCACACTGACCGCGAGGATCGACGCCGTCGACCACGGGCGGCCGTTCAACGTGCTGCGGGCCACGGTCGCCACCGCCCGGGCGACGGCGGACGACCGGAAGGCCGAGGGCTACGTGAATGTGGTCGGCGCGCGGGTCAATGTCCCGGGCCTGCCGCTGCTCGGCCTGATCAAGGCGGAGACCATCACCTCGCGGGCGACCTGCGAGGTCGGAAGGCACCCGGTCGCGGAGTCGAATCTGCTGGGGCGGGTGTCCGTCCTCGGGAAGCGGGTCATGATCAGCGCGGGCGGTCCGACGAAGGTCACGGTGCCCGGGATCGGCGAGGTGCGGCTGGATCTGTCGAAGCGGGAGATCACCTCCCGTACGGCGGCGGCCACCGCGCTGGTGCTGACGGTGGCGGTCGATCCGCTCAACCTCAACGTGGCCCAGGTGACCGGCCAGGTCACGCTCGCGGCGGCCACCTGCGAGACCCCCGGGGGAGCCGGCACCGAAAGCTCATCCGGCACCGGCGGCTCCTCCGAAAGCTCACCGGGTAACGAATCCGCCTCGGGCACCGAAACCGCCCCCAGCGCCGGAACCGAGGCACGGGCCCAGAACGTCGCCACTACTGACGCCACGGAGCAGAACCTCGCCGACACCGGCGGCAGCGCGGCCACCCAGTACCTCGCCGCAGGCGCGGCGGGCCTGCTCGCCGCCGGCAGCCTGGTGGCCTACGCCGCCCGCAGGCGCAGGCCGGCCCCGGTCGACGTCAAGGAGTGA